GTGTCCAGGCCGAGCCGCTGCGCGGTCGCTACGCGAGCCAGGACACCGCGCCCGGAACCCTGGTACGGCGGAGCTGTCCGACCGAGGAGGGAACCCCGCCCGGGCCCGTTGTGGCCGGGCCCGGCCGGGCGGGTGCGGGTCGGCGGCACGGGAAAAGGGCAGGTCAGAGCATGTATCCGGGTTGACCCAACCCCTAGAACGTGGTTTAATTAGTGATATCGGAAGGGGAGGGCAACCCCCGACCGGCACACGGCGGGCCGACCGGCCGCCGACAACCTCTCTCACCAGGAGAACGAACGTGAGCACCACGAAGCTCGAAACCATCCGCGCCCTTCTCGCTAAGGCGGAGGACCCCCGTACTCCGGAGGCGGAGGCGGAGTTGGCCCGGAAGCGGGCGTTCGAGATGATGGCGAAGTACGGCGTCGAACAGGCGATGCTCAGCGACGCCAACCCGGCCAGCGACGGCCCGACGGACCGCAAGATCGTTCTGGATAACCCGTGGGCGATGGAGCGGGTCCGCCTCATCAACCGCATTGCGCTCGCTCTCGGCTGCGAGCTGATCCACCTTGGGCGGGACGGCAGCGGCCCGGCACGCCGGGTACACATCTTCGGGTACGCGAGCGATCTTCAGCGTGTCGAACTGCTCTACACCTCCCTTCTTCTCCAGATGAACAGCGGACTGGCCGCTCAGTCGGTCCCGCCGGGCCAGGGTGCGCGTGCCTGGCGTCGGTCCTGGCTTCTCGGCTTCATCAACCGGGTGGGCGACCGCATCGAGGAGGCCGAGCGCGGCGCACGCGACGAGGCCAGGGGCGAGACCACCGCCACCGGCCGCAGTGCGGCCCTCGTGCTCGCGGACCGCAAGGTCGTCGTCTCGCGCAGCTATCAGCAGGCGTACCCCCGTGCACGGAAGGGGGGCACCACCACCATGACCGGCAACGGGTACGGAGCCGGATGGACGGCGGGAAGCCGCGCCGACATCGGCGGTAAGCGGATCGGCCGCACTGCGGCCGGGTCCATAGCCGCGTAGCCCCATTGCGGCCGGGGGCGGCCGTCCCCCGCCCCCGGCCGCCGAGTCCGCGACCTACCCCAGGAGGCATGACCGTGCCCGCTCGAAAGCCCCCGGCCACCCCCGCCCGCATCCTCACTGCCGCCGCCGACCACATCGAACGCGTCGGGCTCTACCAGGGTGACCACCTCTGGCAGCCCGGCCGGATGGGCGACACCGCCCCGTGCACCGTGCTGCACGCATGGGAGCGCGGCGTGCGCTCCGTCCGGCCCCGCTGGTCCGTACGCGGTGAACCCTGGAACATCTTCCAACGCGCCCTGTTCGACTCCCTTGTGGTGCTCAGCAACCAGGTCAACGGCCGTCCCGTGTCCGGGGTCCGGTGGCGAAAGCTGCGGCTCACGGAGGACGCCTACCGGCGCGCCCTCCTGTGGTGCTGGGGGGACGAACCCGAGCGGACCACCGCAGAGGCCGCCGCCATGATCCGCGCCGCCGCAGCCCTGCACCCGAGTGACGGCGATCACAACCTCCCCGGTTGCCCCACCCTCAAGAACATGGTTTAATTAATGGTGTCGGAAGGGGGAGGGCAACCCCCCGACCGACACCGTCACCGGGCCGAACGGCCCGAAGAACTCTCACCAGAAAGAGAAGGATCGATGACGAACACCAAGACCCAGGCCGGCGTCCAGACTGCCCCTGCCCCGTGGCCGACCCTCTCGGTCGCCGAGCTGGCCGCGTACCCCGGCAACGTCCGCGACATCGAGGCCCCGGCCGATCTGCTGGCCGACGTGAAGGACAACGGCGTCGTGGAGCCGCTGTACGTCGTGCTCACCCACGGCGACGTGCCGCAGGTCATCGACGGGTTCCAGCGACTGGCCGCCGCCGTCGCCGCAGGGCTGGAGGCCGTGCCGGTCACCCCGCGCCCCGTGATCCGGATTGACGCGCTCACCCCGCACCCGAAGAACGCCCGCGAAGACCTGGACCTCAACGCGCCGTTCGTGGAATCGCTCCGCACCGAGGGGTGCCGCATCCCCGTCAAGATCCAGCGCCTTGACGGCGGAGTCCTTCAGGTCAACGACGGAAACCGCCGCTACCACGCCGCGACGGACGCGGGCCTTACCCACCTGCCGTACGAGTGGGAGGACGACGACCGCGACGCGGCCGGACAGTTCCTCGACATGATCACGACCGCTCAGCACCGCAAGAGCCTGAGCACTTCCGAGGTGAACCAAGCCATGTTCAGCGCGGCCGAGGCGGGCGCGCCTCTGGGCCGCATCGCCAAGGCCGCAGGCGTGCGGCAGAAGGACGTCAAGACGCTGGTCAAGGTCCGGTCCGACGAGAAGCTGTCGGCCGTCGTCAGCGGCGCGAGCAGCTACGAGTGGACGTTCGAGCACCTGGCCGCGCTGTCGGAGTTCGCGGACGACGCCGAAGCGCTCGCCGCGATCACCGAGGCCGCCGCCGACGATGACGCCGACGAGGGAGACGTTGACTGGGCCATCGCCGTCGAGCGGACCAAGCGCGACAAGCGGACCAAGGCCGAGGCCCACCGCGCGGAGCTGGAGGCGGCCGGGCAGAAGATCCGGGACGCCGAGGAGCTGTCCGAGCGCGCCATGCCCGTGTGGCGACTGCGCGGCATCAGCACCGAGGAGCACGCCGACTGCAAGGGGTTGGTGTGGGTGTTCGACGACCGGCGGGCAGACCGGTACGAGCCCTACTGCTCCGCCCCCGGCCTGTACGGGCACACGGTGCCCGAGGGTGCCAGCGCCAGCGGCGGCACGATGACCACCGCCGACAAGGAGGCTGAGCGCGCCGCCCGCGCCGCCGTCAAGAAGGGGAACATCGACTGGGACGCGGCCGAGGCCCTGCGCCGGAAGTGGATCACGGACCTGATCAAGCGGCGCAACCTCCCGAAGAACACCACCAACACCCTGATCGGACACGTCAATAATGCTCTCCTGAACGGCAGTTGGGGTATCTCCGACGACCTGAACAAGGAGGGCACCACGGAGATCCTGGCCGGATTCCTGGGGCTGAACGCCGAGCAGGCCAAGGACCGGGGCAGCTTCGCCGGGCACGTCGCCAAGGACCCGCGCCGGGCCCCTCAGCTCCAGTTCGCCGCCATCGCCGCCGTCCGGGAGAAGTGCGCAAACCGGTCGGCGTGGCGGACGGACAGCCAGCACGCCCCGTGGACGCGGAAGCCCACCGGCCGGTGGTTCCAGGTGCTCGCGTCCCTCGGGTACCCGCTCACACCCATTGAGCAGTCGGTCGTGGATGAGGAGCCCTACGACCCGTCGAAGAAGAAGCCCCGCGCCGCGATCACGTCCGGCAGCGAGCCGGAGACCGAGCAGGAGCCCGGCACCAACGAGGAGGCGGGCGAGCCGGAGGCCGAGGAAGCCGACGACCCGGCCAGCGACGACGAAGCCGCCGCCTAACCACCTCAGCCGCCCGACGCCGGGGGCGGGAACCGCCCCCGGCACCCCCAGGAGCCCCACAGTGACCCGTACAGCTCTGTTCGACACCCACGCCGACGACCACGGTTGCGGATGCGTCCCCGCCCCCGCCGAGCCCGACCCCGGCACCACCGCCGACATCATGCAGGCCCGCGCCATCGCGGGCGGACTCGCAGAGTTCGGCATTGGCCCCGCCCGCTGGTCTGCCGCCTACGACCACCAGGCCGCCGCCGTCGTCCTGCGCGTGGACACCCCGCGCGGACTGTACGCGCTCGCCATCCCGGCCCCCGGCCAGCCGTTCCCCGTCCGCCACCGGGGCGAACGCATCGGTGCGCTGGACTGCCGCCGCACGTACGGCACCGCCGACAGCTACACCGCCGCCCTGTTCGCCGCGTTCCTGCGCGACCGCGCCGCACTCGACATCCCCGGCCGGGATGCTTGCCCCACACCCCAAAACATGGTTTAATTAATGGTGTCGGAGGGGGAGGGCAACCCCCTTCCGGTCCCACGGGCCGCCAGCCGGCCCGACCCCGGCCGTACGCGGAGGGCAACCCGCCCGGCCGGGCGCTCGATTCCTCTCTCACCAGCAGGAGCACCCACGATGACCAGCGCAGCCATGCGGTTTCCCATCCCCGCCACGGCCCAGGCCCGCGTCCGCCAGCTTGTCGAGGCCACCAACGCCCGCGCCGCCGTCCACAAGCTCACCGCCTACACGCTCGACGTCTCCGCGCCCTTCCTGGCCGACTACCACGACATCGACGGCCGCCTGATCGGCAAGCGCCCCACCGTCACCGTGACGATCTCCGGTGACATCCCCCGTCACCACGGCTGGACCGTCCTTGCCCGTCTGGACCACGACGAGGAGGGCGAGACGATCACCAGCCTGTTCCCCGGCCTGCCCGAGCAGGACGCCGAGGCCGTGCGCGGATACCACGCCATCGCGAACGTCTGTCACGGCTGCAACATCGCCAGGCACCGTACCGCCACCTATCTCGCCCGCCACGAGAACGGCGAGATGCGGCAGTTGGGCACCACGTGCGTTGAGCCGTACACCGGACTGCCGATCAAGGGCCTTGAGGCCCTGTGGCGGTTCGGCACGCTGAAGGACTCCGATTGGGACGGCGAAGAGGGCGGCATCCCGGCCGATCTCCGCGTCCCGGTGGCCGAGGTCCTGCGGGTGACCGCCGCCATCGTGAACACGGAGGGCCGCTTCTACAGCCGGTCTGAGCAGTGGAAGAACACCCAGCCGACCGCCGACGGCGTCGAAGCGTACTTCTTCGACCGCAAGGCCCCGATGGAGTGGCGGGCCGCCATCGACGCCGACCCCGACGCGCCGACCACCGCCGCCGCCGTCCGGGCGTGGGCCGTCCAGGGATACGGCAGCCTCTCCGACTACCGACACAAGGTGGGCCAGCTGGCGAAGGGCGAGACCGTTGACCCGCGCCACCTGCCGACGCTCGTGTCCGCCATCGCGGGGTGGTACCGCGACCAGGAGAAGGAGGCCACCGAGCGGGCCGCCCAGAACAGCAAGCCGCAGGGCACCGTGGGCGAGCGCATCACCACCCCCGCCACCGTCACCACCGTGATCGAGCTGGAGGGCCGGACGTACGGCTACCAGACCCAGCGCCGTCGACTGGTGAAGTTCCAGGACCCGCAGGGCAACGTGTTCGTCTGGTTCAGCAGCGCCGCCGACGTCCCCGACCAGGGCGACGAGGTCGAGCTGACCGGCACGGTCAAGGACCACAGCATCTACGGCGAGACCGCACAGACGGTTCTCACCCGGTGCCGCGTCGCCGCACGCGAACCGGTCGCCGCGTAGCAGGCCCGGCCGGGCGGGAAGCACTGCCCGGCCGGACCCCGGCCGCCGGGCCGTGGGGTGGGCGGCGTCGAGCCGCCCACCCCACGCTCCGCCCACCGCCGTCCGGGCCCGACCGCGTCGGCGGCCGGCCCCCACTCACTGGCCCCCGTACGAAGGGCGTCCCTCCGGGACGGCTCAGCCTGGCCCGGCTCGCAGCCGGCCGGAGCGTCCGGGCCGCAGGCGGCCCTCCCGCTCCGTCCGGACGCTGGGCCGAAGGGCGTGCCCTTCGGGCACGACGGCACTGTCCGTCGCGCTCCGCGCGACCACGGGCGGCACCCGTACGACGAGGCCACGGCTCGCCGCCGCCCGCACCGCTGAGACACCCGAGGAACACCCCCATGCCCGAGAACGCTTGCGCCGTCCGTCCCCAGGCCGCCACGGCAGGAGAACCGTCTCCGCAGACGTGCATCCAGGTCGCCAGGCAGGCCGCGATCCTCGCAGTCACCGCCGCCGACGACGCCATGACCGCCGCCGACGACGCCATGACCGCCGTGTGCCACAGCTGATCGGGCGCCACTGCCCGCCTGGAGGTGGTCATGCGCGCTGCCCACAAGGAAGCCGTCGAGGCCGAGCGCCACGCCGACCGTGCGGAGCAGTACGCCGACGACCCCGCGATGCCAAGCAGCGCCCCGTTGTACTGCGCCCGCCAGGCCGTCGACCACGCCGTGCGTGCTCAGTCGGCCGCCGGGGTCGAGACGACCGCCGCCGACCTGCGGGCCGAGCTGGAGCGGAAGCTGACGGCGGCCGAGTACGCCGAGCAGGAGAGCGCCCGCCGTCAGCAAGAGGCCGAGCAGGAGGCCGAGGAACGGGCGGCCACCGGCATGGACCAGGAGAACCCGGACCGCGCGGCGAGGAACCGGTATCTCGCCCAAGGGCATGTTGCTGAACTCGGCTGGACGGCGGGACACGTCCGTGTGATGGAGGCCGCCGAGTCCGGCCGTCTGTACTGGCAGGGCGGACGGGCCCGGCAGGCAGCACGACGTGGCGTCTGGGACGGCGGCCGGCGGATCAACCGCGAACGGACGCAGGCCCTGTGCGCCGCCCGATTCCTCGTCGCCGTCCGCCAGGACGACGGCACCCGCACCCTGATCCCCAGCCCGATGGGCCAGGTTGCCCTAGAACTCGCGCGACTCCACCCGGCGGGTCTGCAACGCACCGACCGGGAAGCCTACGAGGCGCGGTTCGCCAAGGTTCGGCGACGCCACAAGCGCCGCGACGACCAGAAGGCCGCCGCCCGCCTGCTGCCGCCGCTCGACTCCAGTGCACGGAAGCTCTACCGGAGGCCGGTCACGCTCACCGAACAGCACGAACGCGCCGAGCGCGAAGCCGCCGACCGATGGGAAGACGAAGGCGGCTACTGCCCCGCGGTGAAGGTGCCGAACGCGGCAGCCACCCCAGCCGAGCAGTCCTCGATCCCGACAAGGTCATGGTCGAGCGGGAAGTCCGCCGTGCAGTCCACCTTGTGGTGAACGGGATGCCGGCCAGAGCGAAAGGCAGCCTCCGGCGGGTCCTCCTCGGAGGGGGTGGGGGCTGGTTGGTCGGGTGCGGGAGCGTTGTGGTGCGGGTGAAGGCGGGGTTCCCTCCTCGGCCGGACACCCCAAGGGGCGTACCAGGAACCCGGACACGGCGTCCAGGCCGAGCCGCTGCGCGGTCGCTACGCGAGCCAGGACACCGCGCCCGGAACCCTGGTACGGCGGAGCTGTCCGACCGAGGAGGGAACCCCGCCCAGGCCCGTTGTGGCCGGGCCCGGCCGGGCGGGTGCGGGTCGGCGGCACGGGAAAAGGGCAGGTGTCCGTTCCCAAGAGATCTGGATCGAGGAGGTGTCTCTGACCTGGGACTTGTCAGTTCTGCTGGGACGGGTTGGAAGCCGGGCGGCCCAGTGGATCTGGACGTTGCTGCGCCTGCTTGAGCGCGAGCTGAGACGGTCCCATTTGTTCTGTCGGACGGTATGGCCGTGGCCTGGTGTCTTTCAGTTCTGGTGGGACTCATCCCGTAGGGCGTCGTAGTCGTCCGGCGTCGTCACCAGCATCAGTGATCGTCCCAGGGAGTCAGTCCAGCGAAAGAGGGCGTCGTTGTAGAAGGTGTGGGAGTGTCGATTCTCTCGGAGAGATGGGACGTTGAGCCGGTGCTCGGCTTCTGCGTAGACGGCGTCGATCGTGCGCCGGTGCTGGCTTAGGTTCACCCATTGGCGAGGTGCCCGTCGTGCTCGCCAAGCAGGGTCGGCCACCATGCCGAGCATGGTGACGAACTCCGGGTAGGTGGCGATGAACTCCCGCTCGTCGACGCGTCGCCTGATGATGTTCTCGTAGATGGCCTCCTTGGGCGGGAGTTGCGCGAGACGGTCGTTCCAGCGTGAGAGCAGATGGGGCTGCTTCTTGTTCAGAAGCCAGGAGCGGACCATGTGCTGCGCTTCCTTCGTCGCTGCTTCCAGGGTGTCGGGGAAGCGGCGGGCGATTCGCCGGTGCCGGTGTTGAGCGGTGACAAGTTCTGGAAGGTGGCCGACGCGGTATTGGCGGTTGCCGTCGAGCCAGATGCCGTGTCGGCGGCAGAGCTGAAGATCGGCGGGGCGATGCGCGAGGACTGGTTCGGTGATTCCACGGCGATGCATGCAGTGCGAGCACGCGACGTAGAGACGCCGCCGGTAGCGGATCACCTCGCCTCCGGTACGCGCCTCAATCCGGGAGACCGCTGGCAATAGCATCCGAAGGGTCTCGTGAGGGAGACCCGTCAGGAGTGCCAGCCGCGGCAGAACCATCGGAGTCCAGCGCCATAACGTGTCCGTCCGCTTGCCGATCAGCGCATTTTTGAATGGGGTCAGGGTTTTCGCCAGTTGGCCCGACGTCACGTGGTTGGCGGCGGCGAGGCGATGCAGATACCAGCCGAAGACCTCCCCGTGGACAGGCGGCAGAGGAAGGGGCAGGAGCCTGACCGGGGCTTCCCAGGGCTCCATTGCTCAGGCCGCCTTCGGCCTGCGGGCGTATTTGGCTCGGGGGTGATCGGGCCGGGTCTTCTGGACAGCGTGGTCGAGCTCGATCTCGTCGAGCATGCGCTTGGTGATCTTTTCCGTGCCGCTGTCGATGGCGTCGACTGCGGCTTCTCGGATGAGCTGGGAAAGACTGCCGATCAGCCCGCCAGTGCGCTCGTGGAGGTAATCGGTCATGGCGACCAAGGTGCCGGGACGATGGGCCTGTAGTCGCAGGGAGTCCTCCATCGTCACCACCAGGGCCTGCCAGCTCTCCTTGTCCGCGCGATTCTTGTGGCCGAAGGGCCGGGAGGGGATGACCGTATAGCGGCCGGCGATCTGCTGTCCGCGCGTGCCCTGGAACAGGCTGCTGGTTTCGACGTCGAGACCAGCGAGCACGAAGGTGGCCGCGATCCGTTCCGAGAGGTACTTGAGCTGATCGGATGCCTCAGCTCCATTGCGGGTGGTCAGGTCGAGGTTGTGGATCTCGTCGACCAGGACGAGTGTGGTGCCGAGCTTGCCGAGCAGATCACAGACGGCGTTGGTGATCTGGACCTGGCTCATGCGGTGTTCCAGCGGGATGCCAAGGAATCGGGCGAACTCGCCTGCGAGCATCTTCGGGGTAGCCGCCGGGGGGACGGTGACGAAGACGACCGGCAGTCCGCCGACGGTGGTGGGGTTGCGCCGCCGGGTGATCTGTTCGACGTTCTTGCCCAGCTGGGTGATCGCCGTGGTCTTGCCGGTGCCGGCCGAACCGGACACGATCAGGCCGCGACGGGCGGAGACCTGGTGCCGGTTGAGCACGATGCGTTTGCGGCCCGTGGTGACGACGCCACGGATCGTGGGAGTGTTCACGATGACGGATCGTGTGTGGTAATCGATCCGCGCTTCCCTGTAGGACTCCGACTCGTCCTCGTCCAGGACGGTGCCGGACGGGAGCGATGGCGGGGGATCAGGGTTCTCATCGACGAACGCCCGCCAGCCTTCCTTCGTGGTCAGCGACATCTGCGGGTTGGCGATGTCCGGTGGCGGAGCCTCGCTCACAGGCGACTCCCGTCGGTGAAGGCATCGAAGACGCCGAAGGGAATGACGCTCGATGTCTGCTCCGGGACGGTGGCCTCGTCCTCGGCGTCTTCAAAAGCTGGTGCCTGCGGCAGCGCAGGGACGGACCGGGCGGGCTCCAGGGCAGCGCGGGTGCGGGCCGCGATGCGGCGGTCCGGCCCGCTTTCCGCCCGCGTCAGCAACTGGTCGACTGCGATGGCCACGGCGGCTTGGTTGGTGTCGTCCTGGCCCCGCATGGCGAGCAGGTCCCGGGCCCGGCGCCAGGTGAAGTCCGCGAACGGCGCGGAGACCAGGTGCCGGTGTGTCCACGGAACCGTGATCCACTTTCCGGTGCGCGCGTCGCGTACCCAGATCTGGGACAGGTCGTAGGGGTCGTAGTGGACTTCCCAGAGTCCGCCCTTGGCGGTCACTCCTGAGGAGCGGCGCCGCAGCGGGTTCAGTCCGGGGCAGTTGTAGGTGCGGTGGTCGACGCGGATGCCGTAGTCGTTGACCGAACGCCAGAGTGCTGGCAGCAGTTCCAAGTAGTCGGGGCCGCTCAGCGGCATCGGCAGGTAGCCGGTGCGGGAGACCAGCAGGGCGTATGCGTCATTGGGAGACATCGGCCGGCCCGGTAGGAATGGGCTGCGCAGTCCTTCGTGTGGCCGCTGCTGCCAGCAGGCCACGATCCATTCCTGCAACAGGTCGTCCACTTCCGCGAGCGTCCAGACGGCCTCGACCTCGGCCCCCCGGCGGGTCGTGTTCGAACCGGTGTAGCCAGGGATGTGCTGGCAGAACAGCGTGTTGATCGAGGAAAACGTCCGCTCGACGATTCCCTTGTCCGTCGGGGTCGCCGGGCGGGACGGCTGGACGGAGACGCCCAGCGACCGGCAGGCGGTCAGGAAGGTGTTGGAGACGAACACCTTCCCGTGATCAATGCCGATCGTCTCTGGCACGATCACCGGCTTGGCGGCCGCTTGCTCCAGGCGCGCGTCGAGCTCCAACAGCCTCTGGTGGGGGATCAGCGTCATCGACATCGCCAGTGCTTCCGACCAGCCGGGCCGTAGCGGCTCCGGGACCAGCATCTTGGCCAGCAGCAGGGCGGCGTCCACGGCCTTGGTGCCTGCTGGTCGCAGCACCGCAGCGCAGATCGTCCTCGTTGCCACGTCGACGGCGATCGTGAGTTCCGGACGTCCGCTCACCCCGTCCTCCAGGACCACCAGCACGTCCAGTGGTGTCGTGTCGATCTGCACCATCTCGCCGGGGCGGCAGGCCGAGG
The DNA window shown above is from Streptomyces sp. Alt3 and carries:
- a CDS encoding DUF2786 domain-containing protein gives rise to the protein MSTTKLETIRALLAKAEDPRTPEAEAELARKRAFEMMAKYGVEQAMLSDANPASDGPTDRKIVLDNPWAMERVRLINRIALALGCELIHLGRDGSGPARRVHIFGYASDLQRVELLYTSLLLQMNSGLAAQSVPPGQGARAWRRSWLLGFINRVGDRIEEAERGARDEARGETTATGRSAALVLADRKVVVSRSYQQAYPRARKGGTTTMTGNGYGAGWTAGSRADIGGKRIGRTAAGSIAA
- a CDS encoding Mu transposase C-terminal domain-containing protein; protein product: MRLDDRLHAVVGLSGTTVRLLDEAGSASLVLLSHLLASEGFELIGQGVDQGRMPPFALLDIVPEREAEKAAAWESHVTEVEFGKPLDADPTTPPRPEYDPASHTVEERVAAKAAELRAIGWQASAGTVQRMRRRYREQGLWGLVDHRKTRVSSPTGRADDRVVSAIAEILASTTNESTGTRGRLRRRVEALLAERHGPGTVPMPSKSAFYRLVEAMSEGTHAFGEATSRRSAARRPQGAFTPSSACRPGEMVQIDTTPLDVLVVLEDGVSGRPELTIAVDVATRTICAAVLRPAGTKAVDAALLLAKMLVPEPLRPGWSEALAMSMTLIPHQRLLELDARLEQAAAKPVIVPETIGIDHGKVFVSNTFLTACRSLGVSVQPSRPATPTDKGIVERTFSSINTLFCQHIPGYTGSNTTRRGAEVEAVWTLAEVDDLLQEWIVACWQQRPHEGLRSPFLPGRPMSPNDAYALLVSRTGYLPMPLSGPDYLELLPALWRSVNDYGIRVDHRTYNCPGLNPLRRRSSGVTAKGGLWEVHYDPYDLSQIWVRDARTGKWITVPWTHRHLVSAPFADFTWRRARDLLAMRGQDDTNQAAVAIAVDQLLTRAESGPDRRIAARTRAALEPARSVPALPQAPAFEDAEDEATVPEQTSSVIPFGVFDAFTDGSRL
- a CDS encoding ATP-binding protein, whose protein sequence is MSEAPPPDIANPQMSLTTKEGWRAFVDENPDPPPSLPSGTVLDEDESESYREARIDYHTRSVIVNTPTIRGVVTTGRKRIVLNRHQVSARRGLIVSGSAGTGKTTAITQLGKNVEQITRRRNPTTVGGLPVVFVTVPPAATPKMLAGEFARFLGIPLEHRMSQVQITNAVCDLLGKLGTTLVLVDEIHNLDLTTRNGAEASDQLKYLSERIAATFVLAGLDVETSSLFQGTRGQQIAGRYTVIPSRPFGHKNRADKESWQALVVTMEDSLRLQAHRPGTLVAMTDYLHERTGGLIGSLSQLIREAAVDAIDSGTEKITKRMLDEIELDHAVQKTRPDHPRAKYARRPKAA
- a CDS encoding DUF6197 family protein, giving the protein MPARKPPATPARILTAAADHIERVGLYQGDHLWQPGRMGDTAPCTVLHAWERGVRSVRPRWSVRGEPWNIFQRALFDSLVVLSNQVNGRPVSGVRWRKLRLTEDAYRRALLWCWGDEPERTTAEAAAMIRAAAALHPSDGDHNLPGCPTLKNMV
- a CDS encoding TniQ family protein, which translates into the protein MEPWEAPVRLLPLPLPPVHGEVFGWYLHRLAAANHVTSGQLAKTLTPFKNALIGKRTDTLWRWTPMVLPRLALLTGLPHETLRMLLPAVSRIEARTGGEVIRYRRRLYVACSHCMHRRGITEPVLAHRPADLQLCRRHGIWLDGNRQYRVGHLPELVTAQHRHRRIARRFPDTLEAATKEAQHMVRSWLLNKKQPHLLSRWNDRLAQLPPKEAIYENIIRRRVDEREFIATYPEFVTMLGMVADPAWRARRAPRQWVNLSQHRRTIDAVYAEAEHRLNVPSLRENRHSHTFYNDALFRWTDSLGRSLMLVTTPDDYDALRDESHQN
- a CDS encoding ParB/RepB/Spo0J family partition protein, producing MTNTKTQAGVQTAPAPWPTLSVAELAAYPGNVRDIEAPADLLADVKDNGVVEPLYVVLTHGDVPQVIDGFQRLAAAVAAGLEAVPVTPRPVIRIDALTPHPKNAREDLDLNAPFVESLRTEGCRIPVKIQRLDGGVLQVNDGNRRYHAATDAGLTHLPYEWEDDDRDAAGQFLDMITTAQHRKSLSTSEVNQAMFSAAEAGAPLGRIAKAAGVRQKDVKTLVKVRSDEKLSAVVSGASSYEWTFEHLAALSEFADDAEALAAITEAAADDDADEGDVDWAIAVERTKRDKRTKAEAHRAELEAAGQKIRDAEELSERAMPVWRLRGISTEEHADCKGLVWVFDDRRADRYEPYCSAPGLYGHTVPEGASASGGTMTTADKEAERAARAAVKKGNIDWDAAEALRRKWITDLIKRRNLPKNTTNTLIGHVNNALLNGSWGISDDLNKEGTTEILAGFLGLNAEQAKDRGSFAGHVAKDPRRAPQLQFAAIAAVREKCANRSAWRTDSQHAPWTRKPTGRWFQVLASLGYPLTPIEQSVVDEEPYDPSKKKPRAAITSGSEPETEQEPGTNEEAGEPEAEEADDPASDDEAAA